The Lewinellaceae bacterium nucleotide sequence AATTCCCAGTTTAGAAAAAATCCTCATGTCAAATTTGGGGGTGTCTACGCTTGCGGGGTCAAATTTGACGGCAACTGAATTCCCAGTTTAGAAAAAATCCTCATGTCAAATTTGGGGGTGTCTACGCTTGCGGGGTCAAATTTGACGGCAACTGAATTCCCAGTTTAGAAAAAATCCTCATGTCAAATTTGGGGGTGTCTACGCTTGCGGGGTCAAATTTGACGGCAAATGAATTCCCAGTTTAGAAAAAATCCTCATGTCAAATTTGGGGGTGTCTACGCTTGCGGTAATAAAACAGGCTTTATTTTTTAGGCCAACATTTTCCTGATCAACACAATCTGCCCCAAATGATAATAACAATGCTCAATCATACCCTCGAGATTTCTTTGGTAAGTTCCGTATTTTTCATCTACAAAAACATCGAACAACTGGTCGTCAGCCATTTGCTCCACTTTGTCGGCAAATTTTTCAGCATTGCTCCACATATTGTTCAATAGATCTTCCCAGGCTTTTTGTGATGTTAGCGGAGGCAGGTCAAAGCTGTATTTATCCCTGATGTCAAGCGAACCACCTTCCAATACATTTAAAACCCCGGCGATATAATAATTAATGTGAAAAGTTAAAGCCGCGATGGTGTTTAATGAGCCGACCTTTGTGGTAGCTTTTTCCCAGGTCATATCGGAAAGCTGTTCCTTGAAATTAGTGTTGGTCACCCAATGTCCATTTAAAAGAATCTCTCTGAAACGGTCCGCCAGTGGTTTGGTTAACTTTTTCATATCCATTAAGGTTTTATCATTATGTTATTCCAAATCAAAACATCACAGGATCAAAAGCATCAAAGCATTGTTTCCTCAAACCATACTAACGGACGTTGATCCTTATCGCCCGTAAGGGTATCGCAGCGAAAAAACATGGCGTATAGTTCAAGATTGTCCCCGATCCGGTTTAGAAAAATTTGTTTGCGGCATTCCCCTTTTTCGGTATTATGGTAAAAATGAAAAAACCGCCAGATATGGTAAACATCGTCATGCAACTCAATGATATCAAGAATGGCCGGATCGTCGGTCCAGTTTTCCATGAACTTCCGGGCCAGTTTGGAATGGTGGAGATCCCAGTTCCGGGGATGGCTCCGGTCTTCGAGGTGTTTGAAGGAATCATGGGCAAAAGCAATGATCCGCAATTTTTTACGGGTGGTTTCATCAACGCCTAACTCATCAATGTTGTCGAGCACCTCCCGGATATGTTTATATACCTCTCCTTCAGGATGCCCTGGACGCGGTCTGCCCCACAGAAGGCCTTCCCTGAACTCGGGGTTTTCGATCAGTTGTTTTTCAAGGGGTGTTTCCGGCTGGAGAATGGCTGTTATTTCTTTTTCGAGTGTTAAATTATTCATGTCATGGTTGTGCTGCTGCTTGTCCTTCCAACTAATCACAACAAAAGGTTGAGGGCAATAGTTGAAAAAATTTCACGTAAAACAATACAGGCTTTAAAGGTCAAGCGGGCGGTAACCTGTTCAAAAACGGGACAAATTTACATCAATTCCCGTTAACAGAATAAAACCATAACGAAAAAGGAGCCAAATTCGATTCTTCCGGCAGGTATTTTTTTTATAAAAAGGCAGATCATCCACCTGAAATATTCTTCAGTTTACATCTTTTCCAATAACAACCTGCCGATTTCGGGGTTGTGCAAAACAGGCTGAAGGTCAGTCTTTTGTGCAGAAATAATATCCTGCAACATGGCCAACCGAAGGTCATTGGGCAGAAAGTCCATCAGCAGGAAGGACTGTATATTTTTCATTTCTTTTGGGACGGGAGATATTTCCTTCAGGGTAATGTGGTTGATCAGACGGGTACAAATAACGGAAAGGATATCAATTCGGAATATATCTTTCATGATCGTTTCTGCGATCACTTCATAAACTTCGGTTTGGAAATTCACTGCATTGAGAATGTTTTCCGGTTCGATGATCTCATTCAGATTCTTCTGCACAAAAGAGATAAAACTGGCCGCTGTACTGGTATCAAGACTGGCATCGGCCAACAATTGTACTAAGGGTAGTTCTGCCGAAAGATCCCCTATCTCTTTGATAGAATCAAAAAATTGCACCAATGTCCTTGGAGTCGTTCGGCTGCCGGTCACCGCTTCCGGGTAAGTGAGTACAAAGTTGATGCCCCGCTCATCGACTCCTGCCCGTACCGCCCATTTAGCCCAGGCTTTGGCATCAAAGTCCATCCGGATATGCATCATCCTGGTAATCATCGCATCATCCATCGGGGTAACAGAATAATCCCCTCCGTCCGGGTTGGCGGTTAAGATAATGTTCCATTGAGGGGGCAATTTCCAGCTCACCAATTCGTAATTTTGCAACAACTGCATGATCCCGCGCAGTATACGGTCATCGGCCCTGTTCACATCATCGATCAACAGAATACCCGGCACATCCTCCTTCGGCACCCATTCCGGAGCCACAAAAACCGTCTGGTCATGGGCTATCTTCGGCATCCCCAACAAATCGCCCATCTCTTCGAACTGTGCCGGGGCAACATACCTAAAAGCATACCCGTTGTTTCGGGCAAAATCCTCGATCAGCTCCGTTTTGCCAATGCCATGACGCCCCCAGACACAAAGCGGAATTCGCTTACGCCCCTCTGCACTGGCCTTTTCATTCACCCTAATCACATGGGTGATAAAACTTTCGACCTCCTCGGCGGTGCTTTTACTTCCGTAATATAAATAGTTATGGTTGGACATAGGCTGGTTGCTGGTTACTTGTTGCTGGTTACTTGTTACTTGTTTTCCGAGGTGACATCTTCGCCGGGGAGCTAATCCGCGCTGGCAAAAGGTGTCGCATCGGGCTGGTTGCTGGTTACTTGTTGCTCGTTACTGGTTGCTCCGAGGTGACATATTTGCCGGGAAGTTAATCCGCGCTGGCAAAAGGTATCATCGAAATGCAGGCGTACTGTTTAAATAATAAGTTCACAATATCGGGGGAGTAATTTTTTTAACCTGATTTTTTCGGAAATATTTTTTGCTAATGGGTTATCATGCAGGTTTAAGGATCTGAGTTTAGTCAATTGTCCAAGTTCTTCCGGAACCGTATTGATCTGGTTTCCTTCTAAATTTAAGACCTCCAAATCACCCATTTCTCCAATAAAGGAAGGAATTTCCGCAATGGAGTTAAAGGCAACACTAAAGTGTTTTAAGGATTTCATTTTTACTATTTCGGGCGAGAGTTCCCGGATGAAATTTTTGGCCAGGAAAAGCCATTCCATTTTTTCCAGCCGGGCAAACTTGGGCGAAAAATCGGGAAGTTCATTCTCTGAAAGATCCAGGAACATCAGGGACTTTAGACTGAAAAGAGCAGGGGAATAACTATTTATGTTATTTTTTCCCAACACCAACTCCTCCAGCTGATCGAGTGAAGCGAAGGAAGCCGGCAATTGTTTTATCTTATTATTGAATACATTCAATCTTTTCAGTTGATTGAATGCTCCGACGACTTCAGGTATTTTTTCAAGCCCCATCCCTTTTAGGTTGAGTTCGGTATCAAAATTCAACACTTCCTGTTCGACTTTCTGAGCAACCGCCCAATCTTCAAACCGATGTCCTTTGAAAACAAATTCAGCGGGAAAGCAGGCAACAAATTTATTCGGATCGACTCCGGTTGCTTTCATTTTTTGGAAGGCGGTCTCTCCGTCTTTAAAAACAGGATGCAGCGGATCGGGAAAAATAAACTCGTCGTAACCAAATTTTATCAATAAACTTTCGATTTCAGACTTCACCCCGATCAAAACTTTGGTTTCTGAATACCTTTTGGTGTAACCCGTACGCTTATCGAGGTACAACTGCAGAACATCCGCCACCAATGCATTGGGAAGGCCGCCGGTTTGCATCATTCCAATAGCCAGCAACTGGTTTGTTTTCTGGTCGCTGTGCAGGAATGTTCTCAGGTTTTCCAGCTGAGCTGCAGAGGCATTAAAAAGATAATATTCGTTTGAATCCATAATCAATAAAAGCCAAACAATCTTTAACGTACTTTGTTCATCGCCACCTTTCTGCCGGGCAAAGCTGTCCAGGCAGGCGTTTCGGGTTGAATACCTCCTGAGGTGATGACCCACAGGAGGGGCACTCGCGGGATGGTTTGAGGCGCGGAAGCATAACCGTCCGTAAAATAAATGACCGCATCGGGCAGGTATTCCTCATTGGCAAAAATGAGCGGTTCTTCAAAGCTGGTCCACCCACGCCCCGAAACATAATCCGGCATTTGCCCACGGTAGGGATATTTTCGTTTAATGGTATCGTCGCATTCAAGGATCATAATTTCGGCTCCCTGGCGGTAAATATGCTGAATTTCATTAAAAAACCGCTGATGGTCCAGGGAAGAAGTACTGCCGGAAGTATCGATGGCCACCAGCAACTTGTTTTTATGTTTGACCTTGATGCCGGGTACGGTTTCGTAACGTTTGGAGACCCGTTTGATGGTGTTTTTTAAAAAAGTTTTGGAACTGGTCCCTGAAAATAGGCGCAATACGCGCCGCCAATCCAAAGTCGGAGCGTCCACCTCATTGTGTTTTTTCAGGTAGGCCCGAATCCCTTCCGGAAGGTTGCCGGATTGCGGGTTATTTTTTATCCGCTCATAGACATTGTCGATCAGGGAATCAATACCCGACTGAATCACTCTTTTTTCCGCTTCCGAAAATTCCTTCCAAGCCCGGTGGTCACCGATACCCTGTTCTGGTTCTCCCCCGCTAAACGAAGACAGGTAACGCTTCAGCGCTTCAAAAGCAAGATCGGGTTCCGCATTATTTTCTTTGCTGCGATAAAGTTTTAGCAGTTTTTTGTAATAATAATCGACACTTTCATGGGGTTTGAGGTTCAGACCGGGAAAACTTTCCAGCAAAACGGGCTCGCCCGGCAACTGTTCTTTTTCAATGTATTGGTTGACGACAATATCCATGGCCACATTGGCAATCTCACGGTGGGTAAAATCCCCGATCATGAGAATATGTTTGAATAAAACATGAAGAATCTCGTGTTTTATTACGCCATATTTGTAGGCATCGGTTTTCAAAAATTCATTCCAGAAATTTTCGTTCAGACTCAGGGTGACCAATCCATCACGCCGAACCGAGACGGCCAGCGTACCGGTACGATCCGAAATTTCCCTAACGAGGTTGGAGAAAAAATGCCCGTAAAACGGCTCATTAAGGATGAGCTGAATGCTGGTGCGGGTGACTTCATCGAGGAGGGTTTGATGGTTCATGAAAATAGTTAAAGAGATTCCTTATCCCTAAATACGGAATTGAGTTTTTAAGCATTTCTATACAAATCCATAATAAGACAGGAAGATACGCCCCTGTTGCTTTCATTATATTTTTTGAGCAAAACAGCGCCAAGTTTCTGCCCCATAAAAAAAGCGAGCACCATAAACACATAGGTGTACCAGGCAAATCCGAGCCCCGAAAAAATGCGCATGGCAATGATAACAGGGACAGGCAAATGAATGGCCAAAACCCATTGAAAAGAAAATTTACGCACGTTGGCGCGCCAATATCCGAAGGGAATATTGAGCATAAAAACCAGCATGCTAATAATTATCAACTTGGTCATGTGCACAAGAATTATAAGTAAAATGATCTATAAAGAATTTAAAAGGTGATTGTAGTATTGCTCTATTTATATACACAGGTCATAAAAACACTCCCATACCAATTAATTCCTGCTAAAAATACCCAACATAATCCATCCATGCAACCTCAAGGGAATTATTCTTTAAATACAGTACCCGTTTTTGTACCTCACGGATGGAACGAAGTCACATCCGGCAGGGTATGCCGCGGACAGGTAACCGTACCTCTGGTCGGTATACCGCAGATCTTCGCAGATGCTTTTTTGAAATCGTCCCCTTCCATTTTGCGGCCGAGATGCCCCCTTTTTGCCCGCCTTAATGGCCACCCGCAAAGTTGTCACCTCGTCTTAGCAAGCCCCCTCCTTTTTCTCCTCCCATCAAAAATCAACCTTAATCTGCGCCCTCACCCCAATCCCCGAAACGTTGGGATGATCCAGGTAGGTCAGCCTTTTTATCACATCTATTCTGAATACTTTGAAAATATTTTCTAAACCCACACTTACTTCCATATAAGGTTTGCTTTTTAAGGAAAAAGTGGAGGGGTTGCCTGCTGCATCTTCAGGAAAATTGAGCAGCCCGTGCGTGATGTCGGGATTGTTGGCGTCACTGATGCCCCCGTAAAGTCCTTTGAAGGTTACGACCTCTCGCAATTTTAGATGTTTTACCAACGGAATCTTATTGAGGATAAAGCCGTAAAAATGGTGCTCGGCAAAAACGGAAACATATTCGTCGCTGATAAATTCGAGGAAATTCATCAGGTTATAGGAGCGCAACTGATAGGCATAGGTTTGATTGGCCCGCGGGATGAATAATAACGGGAAGGGAATGCTTCCTCCAAAAATTTTGCCGGCTTCGGCTTCGACATAGGTATTGCCTATTGGTGAAATGGCAAAACGTTTGAATGCATTAAAAACCAACCTGTTATATGCATAATCCGCATCCAGCACGCCTTTGCCCCCCCGGGCGTAGGAAAGTTTGAATATGGGGTATTTTGTATTGAGTTGTGTCCTGTAATTTTCGCCCTGGAAAAACTGTTCATTGGGCGCAAACCTAAGGGTAGCAGAGAGTTCACTTGAGTTGATGTTTTCCAGGGTAAAATCTTCTCCTTCAAAGGCCAGGGTGCCCCCGGGGGCCTGTTGTTTGTTTTTGAAATTGACCAGAGTAGATATCCCGCTGCCCCAGTCCCTGACATGCTCCAGCTTAAACAGATTGTAATACAAAATCTTATCCGGCGCCCCGCGGGTAAAGGACAAAATAAAATTATCCTCATTGATCCCCTGGAGATCCATGCCCGGAAACTGTGTTTCGAACTGGTACATCACCTCAAGGCTATGCCGCTGTTTGGACACCAGCGGTTGGTTGTTTAGCGACCAGATGGCATTGCCGGAGTACTTGACCCGTTTGTCCGCAAACCCGTAAAGGCAATAGCCTTCAAGCCTGAATTTTTCACTAAACTTTGCGTTGGTTTTTCCTCCAAACCTGAGTCGGGAACCTTCCACGGCATTAAAGCTGTAAAATGAGTTAAAAGGCCCCAGTGAAATGGGTCCGATATCCACATAACCTTCCATAAAAAACAGCAAAACATCCAGTGCTTTGGTAAAGGAAGGAACCTGCTTAATGCTATCTACCAGGGAATAAATTTCTTTTTCCTGCTGCGACAATTCAACCATTCTGTTTTGTGCCCAAAAAACACTGTCCCGGTCGTCAAATCCCTGGGCTTTCACCAAGGTCTCAATACCGCTGTACAAGGAATCAGGCTGCTCTTTATCCAACAGGTAATGGTCATAGTAAACCGTCTTTTTCCCGAAAATTCCGATACCTTTTTTGACAAGATTGAAATCAACGATCAGGGATTCCCGACTGATCAGCCACAGATCGTTGGTATATTTAAATTCCTGGACCAGCTGAAAGTCTTTTACAAAGTTGAGGTTAATTCCTTCCGACACTTTTATCTCTGCCTTGGCCAGTGCGTAACGGTCATCATTGGTGATATAAATGTTGCCGGAAAAAGCCAGGTCTTGTTCATTTCTGGGCTGGAAAGCCAGATTAATCACGCTGACCCCGTTGAAGGCCAAAGTATCGATAATATGAAATTTGTACACCAATGGTGCCGTGACAGATAAAGGGCTGACAAACTGGTTGGTCAGAAAAAGGAGGTTATTCTCATACAGATCAATATCCTCGTAAAGATTACTGACCATAAGGTCTATCCCTTCTGTATTCAGATAATCTTCCAGCCCGATAATTTTGGAACCGGAAATGTATTCCTTTTCTGTTTTAGGGGTTTTGCGGTAATATATTTTCGACAAAGTCTCCTGTAGGAAAACGGGCAGGCTGGGCTTCCCGTTCATCGGAGAATCCTCCATATGCTCGAACACAAACTGGTAGTCCTTAAAAACCCTTCGGTTGGTAAACGCTTCGGTAATATTATTCAGGTCAAATTCGATTTTTTTATACTTATCATACTCCAAAAAATCTACATTCTCCTTCCTGTTCAGATCTTTGTTTTCAATGACTTTACGGATCAGTTCAACGGCCGGATTCCCCTTGTTCTTATATCTTTTTTTACTGGCTACGACATCCACATCCCCAAGGTCTACACTTGACGACTCCAATTCAATATTAATTTCCTGGCTTCCCCCAATCTCGATTTCCTTCACCACAGTAAGGTAACCGAGGTACGAAATTTCAATTTTATTGGTGGCCCACTGGGTCTCAATGATGAACTTCCCGTCAAAATCCGTGGTAGTGCCAATGTCTTTCCCGACAAATGCGACCGAAACAAATGGAAGCGGTTCTTTGGTTTGCGCATCCATGACGATCCCCTCTATGCGGGTGGTTTCCTGGGCATAAACGCTGTGGGGCAAGATGGAGAAAGCCGTTCCAAAAATAAGCGTTAGGGTAAAAATCCAATTCGATTGCATATTGAATTATTTGACCATGAATATTTGGCATTCAAAAAGCTGATTAAGAAGGTTATCCTGATGCAAGGCATTGGAACTTGGCAATTTTCTTTTGTTCTGTATCAATATTTACGAAAGCAACTTTTGAATTTAAAAGGATAAAAATCATTGCATTCCAGATATCGGGTTCAATCTCACTTCATGCTATTGTCGGCAAATATATACTCTTTGTGGTTCAATTGCCTTTTTTTTATACCGATGACAACCGTTATAATATAAGTATAACCAATATTTGATCGAAGGGTTGCTAATGCGTGGAAAAAAGAGTTGGATTTTTAACAATGCCTATTACTAAGGCCCGATTGGTTCTTAAAATTTTGCAGCAGGATTACTATAAAAGGCAAGCTTGCCTGGCGTTGCCCTGGCAGACAGATTAAAACATGCGGTACGGGAGGCGCATTGCCCTTACAATATTTGCAACTTGGCAAACTTTAGCATGATACGCTTCTGAGGATCATCAATTTCTTTAAAAAAGATGGTTGCTACCCGGTTGGTGGCCGCCCCGTCAATACTGAGTACTTTCCCTTCGCCGAATTTGAGATGTAATACCTTCATGCCCGTTTGTATTTCAGAGGAAGGACTGGGTTTGAAGGTACTCGGATCCACCATGGAAGGCAGATTGCTGGTGTTCGGTTTTTTGAAATTGCCTTTCACACTGGCCGTCGAAGGGCCGGCATTGGAGAAGGAAGGCTCGCTGTTACGTACCTGGGGCGGCAGATTGAGACTAGGTTGAGGCACCTCGTCCAAAAAGCGACTCGGCGGGTTAAAACGCATGTTCCCGTATTGAAAACGGCTTTCCGCATAAGAAAGCGTCAGGAACTGCTCTGCTCTCGTAATGGCCACATAAAACAGGCGCCTTTCCTCGTCCATTCCCTCCGGGGTGTCCATCGACATGAAAGACGGGAATAGTTTTTCTTCCAGGCCCACCACAAAAATGGACTTGAATTCCAGCCCTTTTGCGGCGTGTACCGACATGAGCGTCACGTAATTGTCCTGATTGGTGTTTTCATCAAAGTCGGTCAGCAGGGCAATGTTTTGAATATAAGCGGCCAGCGATTTGTCAGTTTCATCTGCAGAGGCTGTCTCTTCTACGAAGGTTTTGATCCCGTCGAGCAGGGCATTCAGGTTTTCGAGCCGCCCCATGCCTTCAATGGAGGTATCCGATTTCATCAGGTCATAGAGCCCCGACTTTTTCACTATCTGGACAGCCACCTCGTAAGCATCCGCGGTTTCGGATTTTTTGGCAGCAGCCTTTATCATCTGTATAAAATCCGTAATAGAATTTTTGGCTCGGGCACTTGCCGGAATGGTAGGCAGGCACTGCCACATTGGTTGTCCCAACTGATCGGCCATGGCACTGAGTTTCTCTATAGTCGAATTGCCAATCCCCCTTCTCGGGTAATTCAGTACCCGGCGTAAAGCTTCTTCATCATTCGGGTTGATCACCAGGCGAAGATACGCCAGCATGTCTTTGATCTCCTTTCTTTGGTAGAAAGACTGCCCGCCAAACACCCGGTAAGGGATATTGTACCGGCGCAGGTATTCTTCAAAAACACGCGACTGGGCATTGGTCCGGTAGAGGATGGCAATCTCACTGTTGGAAAGATGATGCCGGCTCTTTTGTTCTGCAATGGTATCTGCCACTCTTTTTCCTTCCTCGCCATCGGTTCTGGCCTTGATCAGGTTTATTTTTTGTCCTTCTCCTTTATCCGACCATATTTTTTTCTGTATCTGGCGGCTGTTATTGACAATGACGGAATTGGCCGCTTCGACGATATGGGAGGTGGAACGGTAATTCTGCTCCAGTTTAAACACCTTGATTCCATGGGGTTTAAAATCCTGCTCAAAATCGAGGATATTCTGGATCGTAGCCCCGCGGAAGGCGTAGATACTTTGGGCATCATCGCCCACCACACTAATATTCCGGGGACTATTGTCGTAATTCACCAGTTTTCGGATGATGGCATATTGCAATTCATTGGTATCCTGAAACTCATCGACCAGTACATAGGGGAATTTGGCCCGGTATTTATCGAGAACCCCATCTTTATTGCTTTGAAAAAGTTCATACAGGCGGTAGAGCAGATCATCAAAGTCCATGGCGCCCGACCTTTTACAGCGGGCGGTGTAAGCTGCGTATATTTTATACAGGTAAGGCATTTTGGCCATGCGATCCTGGCTCAGTAATTCCTGGTCTTCGGCATACAACTTCGGCGTAATGAGTTTACTTTTTGCCGAAGAAATACGATTTCGGATAGCATTGACATTGTAGATCTTTTTGTCGAGGTTCATCTCTTTGAGAATGACTCCAATCAGGCTTTTGCTGTCATCGGTATCATAAATGGTAAAATTCGAAGGATATCCTATTTTTTCAGCCTCCACCCTTAATATCCGCGCAAAAACGGAGTGAAAAGTACCTGCCCATACATTGTTGGCTTTGGTCCCGACCACCTTTTCGATCCGCTCTTTCATTTCACGTGCCGCCTTATTGGTAAAAGTGAGCGTCAGGATATTCCATGGAGCCGCTCCTTTGTTTATGAGGTGGGCAATACGATACGTCAGCACCCTGGTTTTTCCTGACCCCGGGCCAGCCACAATGAGCACAGGGCCATCGGTGGTTTCCACGGCCTGACGCTGAATGGGATTTAGTTCATCAAGATAAGAAGGGCTGTCAGCCATAATGAAAAAAACTTTTATTGCTCTGAAGGTTGTGATGCAGGCAAAGGCCAGGATAAATTTAGAAAGGAATATTCCCGAAATTCAAAAACCTAATCGATTTACTTAGAAATAAAAAAAAATGAATTTCAAAATATTGACAATCAACATTTTAAAAATTATTATATCAAATTCACCCCTTCCTATAGCCTCTTCCTTAACCTAAAAAGCATTAATGAAGAAAACCAATAATAAAAACCAAAACTTATCCTGCTGGTGCCCGTTAACCCAAAAAGAGGTGTAAAGAGGGCGGCACATTAGCACCGCAATGTTACAAACTTTATCCCGAAATGCGATACGAAAAACAGAGTTTTAGCCGCACAAGAAAAAAAAGGGATGAATTTGTGTTGTTGAAATGGAATTAAAAAGAAGGAAAAACAATCAATCACAGGAAAAGAGAACAAGAAAGGTCAAAATCCAAGGTGATTGACTTCTTTAACAGAATTCATGGAGTTGTTGACATCTTTGGATTTTTTACTCAGTGAAGGGGGCAGATCCTCGGCGGTGAATAAGGTGATTTTCTGAGTATCTTTGATCACGCTGTCCGTTTTAAGGTCATCGACGACCCAATGCCTCAAAATCACAGGGCGTTCCTCTTCGATAATGAGTTCATCGGTCCACTTCAGCACAAATTGACAGGCCCCCTTTTCGATGGAAATCCTGTCAGTGGTGGTAAAAAAGAGGCCATCGGTATCGAGCATTGGGAAACCCGTTTCATTAGGAGAATATTTTTCCACGGCTTTGACATTACCGGGAAAGACGATATCAATGAGATTGGCACGGATGATGCTAATGAACTGGGAAAATCGTATATTTGCCCCTTCGAGATTGAAAGCCTTCCAGTTGCGTTCCATTACACCAAGAGCATTGGTCAAAAATTCCAGCTCTTCGAGCAGTAACCCCTGTTCCAATTTACCCTGGTTTTCTATTTCCAAAATAAAAACGTCACCCTCATGTAACAATTCGGAAAAAAAAGTCCCGCTTTTGTCTCTTTTAGAAACAATTTGCTTTTTTTGTCCGTTAAGAATTAAGGAAATAAAAATGGAGCCCCCATTTTTGTTCCAGTTAAAACTCAGGTAGCCCTCGGCAGGTATTACAATTTCTAATTGTAGCCTGTCGGTGGGCCTACTTCTAACCAGCAGATCGCCAGCCCCTTCAGCCAGCAATCCCATGGGAGCTCCGGTGACATCTACCCCACCGTCACCATTTATCTTGGAAGCTTTCCACTTTTCAATTTCAAAGTACCCTGAAAAACCTTTAGTATTCCCAAATTCGTAATAACGCTCTTCGTATCCGGCAAGAAAAGCCGGCGTTCCACACTCACTGATTACAAACGGTTTTTCAATCTTACTTTCCTCCCAATCGTCCGAACAGAACATTTCGGTATGATTTGCCTGGTAGTGCAATGCGCAACCAGGAACATTATTTTGTACTGAGGTAAAGTTTGAAACTTTTGCAGAAAAAACATTTGTTGCCAAAGCGATGATGAACCCAATTGTCAATTGGACTCTACAAAAGTCATTTTTAAATAGTCGTAACATATTTTGTTCGTGTGGTCTTCTATCGCTCGGCTAAAGGGCATTCCTTCGGATTAAATACCGCAGCTAGTAGTGATGATCACAAAAGCTTTTTTTTACTAAAGATGCATTGGAAGGAAGACAATCAGAATTATCAAAACGCCCGTACAGGCATGAGACTTGCATGTTAATAATCATGGGACTAAACAGTTTAAGGGACTTTGAGAAAATTTGGTTGCGAAGATACATCCTTTCCTGCACTAACGCAACCTTTAATAAGGTATTTTTCTTTTTGCCATCTGTTATCGTCAAACCTTTGCATTTATCCGCCATCCCGTTAAATTCAGAGGTAATGCTTTGATATATATCGTTTTTACATCTTACGTTTTAATGACATAAATGTTTCAAAACCCAGCAAAAAAATCGACCACGTCTGCCTTCGGAGGATATTTTCGCAGGATGGAATCAGAAAGGTTAAAGGATCTAGACTAAAGGGTAAAGGGTTCAAAGAGATAGCCTATTGGTTGATTCCTGGTGATAGGGAGGCAGAAAATTAGCGGTGTTTTTTTATAGCGAATGGTTCATTGAAATTGACGGACAAAAATTTAGCCCTAACGCACTAACGGGTATTATTTTATCCCATCATTTTAAGCAGGAAATTCGCCAGCCAATGGTCATCAGAATTGGTAAGTGCATCGAGTGCTTTCTCCGCTTTGGCAGAAACGGCATTGATGTCATGAATCACTTTTTTAAATGCATCGGCCTCCGCGCTTTTCTCTTCTACCTGGGAAAGTTGTTCCAGCGTTTTTATGATGGGATCGAGTTCTTTCTTCTTGCGTTGGGCGGTAATTTTTCGCACTACATCCCAGATATCCTTCTCCGCAATGAAAAATTCCTTACGTTGCCCGACGACCAGTTCTTTATACACAAGTCCCCAGTCGATGAGGGCTCGTATATTCATATTGGCATTGCCACGGGAAATTTGCAGCTGCTCCATGATGTCATCCGCACTCAGGGACTCAGGAGCGATGAGCAAAAGGGCATGAATCTGAGCCATCGTACGATTGATGCCCCAG carries:
- a CDS encoding UvrD-helicase domain-containing protein encodes the protein MADSPSYLDELNPIQRQAVETTDGPVLIVAGPGSGKTRVLTYRIAHLINKGAAPWNILTLTFTNKAAREMKERIEKVVGTKANNVWAGTFHSVFARILRVEAEKIGYPSNFTIYDTDDSKSLIGVILKEMNLDKKIYNVNAIRNRISSAKSKLITPKLYAEDQELLSQDRMAKMPYLYKIYAAYTARCKRSGAMDFDDLLYRLYELFQSNKDGVLDKYRAKFPYVLVDEFQDTNELQYAIIRKLVNYDNSPRNISVVGDDAQSIYAFRGATIQNILDFEQDFKPHGIKVFKLEQNYRSTSHIVEAANSVIVNNSRQIQKKIWSDKGEGQKINLIKARTDGEEGKRVADTIAEQKSRHHLSNSEIAILYRTNAQSRVFEEYLRRYNIPYRVFGGQSFYQRKEIKDMLAYLRLVINPNDEEALRRVLNYPRRGIGNSTIEKLSAMADQLGQPMWQCLPTIPASARAKNSITDFIQMIKAAAKKSETADAYEVAVQIVKKSGLYDLMKSDTSIEGMGRLENLNALLDGIKTFVEETASADETDKSLAAYIQNIALLTDFDENTNQDNYVTLMSVHAAKGLEFKSIFVVGLEEKLFPSFMSMDTPEGMDEERRLFYVAITRAEQFLTLSYAESRFQYGNMRFNPPSRFLDEVPQPSLNLPPQVRNSEPSFSNAGPSTASVKGNFKKPNTSNLPSMVDPSTFKPSPSSEIQTGMKVLHLKFGEGKVLSIDGAATNRVATIFFKEIDDPQKRIMLKFAKLQIL
- a CDS encoding transcriptional regulator encodes the protein MELAAAKEKFIQSWGALGSNWGINRTMAQIHALLLIAPESLSADDIMEQLQISRGNANMNIRALIDWGLVYKELVVGQRKEFFIAEKDIWDVVRKITAQRKKKELDPIIKTLEQLSQVEEKSAEADAFKKVIHDINAVSAKAEKALDALTNSDDHWLANFLLKMMG